In Gemmatimonadota bacterium, the following are encoded in one genomic region:
- a CDS encoding peptide ABC transporter substrate-binding protein, with the protein MGMPSNIRTLGILASAVVLTGSAALLYFSLLGLAVADPSGQDEPAQVNSVGVTLPRDAAPPEHQHLRTFELNNRFMDRAVSSYQKVFGFAITNEPLTRVDRDFNLLPAAATHWEVTEDGLTWIFHLQQDLIFGDGRPVTAYDYESSFHRWADPKTGFDFEWYYRPIKNWGEVVAGRMPLDSLGVEALNEHTIAFTTTQPTPYAPELLNYSWVTPTHLFEKYGPAWSTRAETHMGSGPFRLKEWTINDRIVLEPSPTYRGPNKPFLERITAQLFNAAAQPPYLAAYEAGEVDYIVLSNQAEINRVKSNPALEDHLNTYVDFQTYYLLMDSYNPPFNDRRVRRAFSHAVDQASLMSSALRDIALPAAAMSPPGFPAANSEALASIQAYDPEMARNLLAQAGYPNGKGFPAVNIWLRGETFVNSTAAEAVQAMLRQNLNIEVGVRNVERKVFTETMNAKELTLALIPYRYDYVDASNLLTLWLSNGRHPWYNERFEDLVLRANVLVGDPDRRNALYREAEEILVREVGGVFLWHTLINEMWRPYVRGAALETNKWGYRAWRGNQMLNLMPTLYISEELLDTAQKKETTGFWDWLTTR; encoded by the coding sequence ATGGGCATGCCATCAAACATAAGAACATTGGGTATTCTCGCCTCCGCGGTTGTATTGACAGGCTCGGCGGCACTCCTGTATTTCTCGCTATTGGGCCTCGCCGTCGCCGACCCATCCGGCCAGGATGAACCGGCTCAAGTGAATTCCGTGGGCGTCACGCTCCCCCGGGACGCCGCACCGCCGGAACACCAGCACCTCCGGACCTTCGAACTGAACAACCGGTTCATGGACCGGGCCGTCTCCTCCTACCAGAAGGTCTTCGGTTTCGCCATTACGAACGAGCCGCTGACCCGGGTCGACCGGGACTTCAACCTGCTCCCCGCCGCGGCCACGCACTGGGAGGTGACCGAAGACGGCCTCACGTGGATCTTCCATCTGCAGCAGGACCTGATTTTCGGCGACGGGAGGCCCGTGACGGCCTACGACTACGAGTCTTCGTTCCATCGCTGGGCCGATCCGAAGACCGGCTTCGATTTCGAATGGTACTACCGTCCCATCAAAAACTGGGGAGAAGTCGTGGCCGGCCGCATGCCGCTGGACTCGCTGGGCGTCGAAGCGCTGAACGAGCACACCATCGCCTTCACCACGACCCAGCCGACGCCCTACGCGCCGGAGCTTTTGAATTACAGCTGGGTGACCCCCACCCACCTGTTCGAGAAATACGGCCCGGCCTGGTCGACCCGCGCCGAGACCCACATGGGCAGCGGTCCCTTCCGGCTCAAGGAATGGACGATCAACGACCGCATCGTCCTCGAGCCGAGTCCCACGTACCGGGGTCCCAACAAGCCCTTCCTGGAACGCATCACCGCGCAACTCTTCAATGCCGCCGCCCAACCGCCCTACCTCGCAGCCTACGAAGCCGGCGAAGTCGACTACATCGTGCTGAGCAACCAGGCCGAAATCAACCGCGTCAAATCCAATCCCGCCTTGGAGGACCACCTGAACACCTACGTGGATTTCCAGACCTACTATCTACTGATGGATTCCTACAACCCGCCCTTCAACGACCGGCGGGTGCGCCGGGCTTTCAGCCACGCCGTCGACCAGGCTTCGCTCATGAGTTCGGCCCTGCGGGACATCGCGTTGCCGGCCGCCGCCATGTCGCCGCCGGGGTTTCCCGCGGCCAACTCAGAAGCGCTGGCTTCCATCCAGGCCTACGATCCGGAAATGGCGCGTAACCTCCTGGCGCAGGCGGGTTATCCCAATGGCAAAGGATTCCCGGCCGTGAACATATGGCTGCGTGGAGAAACCTTCGTGAACAGCACGGCCGCCGAGGCGGTCCAGGCCATGCTGAGGCAAAATCTGAATATCGAGGTCGGGGTACGGAACGTGGAAAGGAAGGTGTTTACGGAAACGATGAACGCCAAGGAACTCACCCTGGCGCTCATCCCCTACCGCTATGACTACGTCGATGCCAGCAACCTGCTCACGCTGTGGCTGTCGAACGGCAGACACCCCTGGTACAACGAGCGGTTCGAAGATCTGGTGCTCCGGGCGAATGTGCTGGTAGGAGATCCGGATCGGCGCAACGCATTATACCGGGAAGCCGAGGAAATCCTGGTCCGCGAAGTGGGCGGCGTGTTCCTCTGGCACACCCTGATCAATGAAATGTGGCGGCCTTACGTGCGCGGCGCGGCGCTGGAGACCAACAAGTGGGGGTACAGGGCGTGGCGGGGCAACCAGATGCTGAACCTGATGCCGACCTTGTATATATCGGAAGAACTCCTGGATACGGCCCAGAAGAAGGAAACCACCGGCTTCTGGGACTGGCTGACCACCCGGTAG
- a CDS encoding peptide ABC transporter substrate-binding protein — MRSKICLLLPASLLMMAVALASDALSGPKGSPDQPVSPGRPGSHDQPDPAGLVNSVGVTLPPDAAPPSRQILRTFELNNRYMDRATSSYQKSFGFALTNEPLTRVDRNFNLVPAAATRWEVTEDGRTWIFHLRKDMVFGDGKPVTAYDYADTFRRWADPDVGFDFEWYYRPIRNWGAVVARKMPLDSLGVEALDSHTIAFTTTRPAPFAPHLLNYSWVTPTHQFEKYGAAWSTKPETHIGYGPYRLKEWTINDRIVLEPNPLYPGPSTPYLERIIARLYNAAAQPPFLASYEAGEVDYVLLNNPAEINRVRSDPVLRNHLNTYTNFTTYYLFMDTRVPPFEDLRVRQAISHAIDQPAIMKSALKDIAVPAVSMMPEGFPAAHPTLLADIQRFDPERARNLLAEAGYPDGKGFPVMAMWLRGETYLRKVAAEAIQAMLKQNLNIEVEVLNVERKVYTEALNAKEIPFSMLAYGWDYLDPSNLLNLWLSRGRHPWRNDRFEELVERANHLVDDPGRRAQLYHEAEEILVRDVGGVFLWHDLVNEMWRPYVRGEALEPNESGYRAWRGNQMLNLMTTIYITEEVSRETTSRMPAGH, encoded by the coding sequence ATGCGATCGAAGATCTGCCTGTTGCTCCCTGCGTCTTTGCTGATGATGGCCGTCGCCCTGGCGTCGGACGCACTGTCCGGCCCAAAAGGGTCGCCTGACCAGCCTGTGTCGCCTGGCCGGCCTGGTTCCCACGACCAACCTGATCCCGCAGGCCTGGTCAATTCCGTCGGCGTGACGCTCCCTCCGGACGCCGCGCCGCCCTCTCGGCAGATTCTGCGGACCTTCGAGCTGAACAACCGGTACATGGACCGGGCTACGTCCTCCTACCAGAAGTCCTTCGGGTTCGCCCTGACGAACGAACCCCTTACCCGGGTCGATCGCAATTTCAACCTGGTGCCTGCCGCGGCCACCCGCTGGGAGGTGACCGAGGACGGCCGCACCTGGATCTTCCATCTCCGGAAGGATATGGTTTTCGGCGACGGAAAGCCCGTAACCGCCTACGATTACGCGGACACGTTCCGGCGATGGGCGGACCCGGACGTCGGCTTCGATTTCGAATGGTATTACCGGCCCATCAGGAACTGGGGCGCGGTCGTCGCGCGGAAGATGCCGCTGGACTCGCTGGGCGTCGAGGCGCTGGATTCGCACACCATCGCCTTCACGACCACGCGGCCCGCGCCATTCGCGCCGCATCTGCTCAACTACAGCTGGGTGACACCCACCCACCAATTCGAGAAGTACGGCGCGGCCTGGTCCACCAAACCCGAAACCCACATCGGGTACGGCCCCTACCGGCTCAAGGAGTGGACAATCAATGACCGCATCGTCCTCGAACCGAATCCCCTCTACCCCGGACCCAGCACGCCCTATCTGGAGCGGATCATCGCCCGGTTGTACAATGCCGCGGCACAGCCGCCCTTTCTCGCCTCCTACGAGGCGGGCGAAGTCGACTACGTCCTGCTGAACAACCCAGCGGAGATCAACCGGGTCCGGTCCGACCCGGTGCTGCGAAACCACCTCAACACCTATACCAATTTCACCACGTACTATCTTTTCATGGATACCCGCGTTCCCCCCTTCGAAGACCTTCGCGTCCGCCAGGCGATCAGCCACGCCATCGACCAGCCGGCCATCATGAAGTCGGCTCTGAAGGATATCGCGGTTCCCGCCGTATCGATGATGCCGGAGGGTTTCCCCGCCGCCCACCCCACATTACTGGCTGACATTCAGCGATTCGACCCGGAAAGGGCCCGCAACCTGCTCGCGGAAGCGGGTTATCCAGACGGCAAGGGGTTCCCGGTGATGGCCATGTGGCTGCGCGGCGAGACCTACCTGAGAAAAGTGGCTGCCGAGGCCATACAGGCCATGTTGAAGCAGAACCTGAATATCGAGGTCGAGGTGCTGAACGTGGAACGGAAGGTCTACACGGAAGCACTGAACGCCAAGGAGATCCCCTTTTCCATGCTCGCCTACGGTTGGGACTACCTGGACCCCAGCAACCTGCTCAACCTGTGGTTGTCCCGCGGCCGCCATCCTTGGCGCAACGACCGGTTCGAGGAACTCGTCGAACGGGCCAACCACCTGGTGGACGATCCTGGCCGCCGGGCGCAACTCTATCATGAAGCAGAAGAAATCCTGGTCCGCGACGTGGGCGGCGTGTTCCTCTGGCACGACCTGGTCAATGAGATGTGGCGGCCCTATGTCCGCGGCGAAGCCCTGGAACCGAACGAATCGGGCTACAGGGCCTGGCGTGGAAACCAGATGCTGAACCTGATGACGACGATTTATATTACAGAGGAAGTGTCCCGGGAAACGACGTCGCGCATGCCGGCCGGACATTGA